A single genomic interval of Candidatus Poribacteria bacterium harbors:
- a CDS encoding pre-peptidase C-terminal domain-containing protein has product MPNTLFRKHRRQGPDLLIKQSFLVIAIFLLTIGFVHAQVQPTLTAVFPQGGQQGRSVEVTLTGTNLGTATAVWFSGKGITAEVKEKTGQAAVVFNGVGVSGSIPSDAQLVALLTIASDAPLGIQEIRAVTPYGVSNAGSFVVGNLREIIEEETAELESETPPTMEADWLALPVTVNGTIASIDDEDSFTFQLKKDARLICEVAAQQIDSLLDSYLVLRDANGTEVANSGLGNAFDSVLDYTALETGKYTLHIRDIRYKGGDGYAYRLSIGELPYLETIFPLGGQRGTENTVTVSGANLETVESIQISIGAETPAGEQSLRVQTPSGLATNPHPFAIGNWTEMVETEPNNTTGNANAVTTPITLNGKIDKPGDIDWFSFEIEEPQLLVFEVEALKLSSNLDALLTLYGPGKPMEASEEMANSERGWETSPAEQVLMVNDDAVSGADARIDWNFEEAGKYSIAIRDLNNQGGETYPYRLNIRPLEPDCQLNVVALDIRNRPIAMDNPRVSRGGSVTLQVDVTRLDLFDGPIRLLCPDIPKTFNVSPTIVGADQNRAMLTITAPPDAPLGLMPLSIVGVCAVDGRQIERVADPSPILLTVMDAPEFTLTVAEIGLSAIHNKTVDLHVTADRRDDFVGPITLSVSGLPNRVSALPDPVSEKPVTIAEGETEAKVSVKAGTFERREEFSVLPTPGTSYISVTGTATVNGETVKQSTPAIPLTIVEAPFIVTVEPLRFSIVFPATETTAKSDATAGSEVEAVALAETNPAADTETVKNQDSQTKEAILTLTIVRQGGFTDEITLTPMDVPEGFTTEAVTIPANETEVKVPLTALRSLTPETYEFKFRGSVMINNKPFEQDSPPVKVKIIH; this is encoded by the coding sequence ATGCCGAATACGCTATTTCGGAAACATAGAAGACAGGGACCTGATCTGTTAATAAAACAGTCCTTTCTCGTCATAGCGATCTTTCTCCTAACGATTGGTTTCGTACACGCGCAGGTTCAACCCACCTTGACAGCTGTTTTTCCACAAGGCGGTCAACAGGGACGCAGCGTAGAAGTCACACTCACAGGCACAAATCTCGGCACAGCAACAGCGGTGTGGTTCAGTGGGAAGGGTATCACCGCGGAAGTTAAGGAAAAAACGGGGCAAGCCGCTGTCGTTTTCAACGGTGTTGGCGTTTCTGGAAGTATTCCGAGCGATGCGCAGTTGGTCGCATTGTTAACGATTGCCTCCGATGCACCGTTAGGTATCCAAGAGATACGCGCTGTCACCCCGTATGGTGTTTCCAATGCAGGGAGCTTCGTCGTTGGAAATCTGCGAGAAATCATTGAAGAAGAGACAGCAGAATTAGAGTCGGAAACCCCACCTACAATGGAAGCCGACTGGCTTGCGTTGCCGGTTACCGTGAACGGCACAATCGCTTCAATCGACGATGAAGACAGTTTCACCTTTCAACTGAAAAAGGATGCGCGGCTTATCTGTGAGGTGGCAGCACAGCAAATAGACTCGTTGCTGGATTCCTATCTCGTCCTCCGCGATGCTAACGGGACTGAGGTCGCCAACAGTGGTCTTGGCAATGCCTTTGACTCTGTTTTGGATTACACGGCACTTGAAACTGGAAAATACACGCTCCACATTCGCGATATTCGTTACAAAGGCGGAGATGGGTACGCTTATCGCTTGAGTATCGGCGAACTACCGTATCTTGAGACGATCTTTCCCCTTGGTGGACAACGCGGCACCGAAAACACAGTTACTGTCAGTGGTGCGAACCTTGAGACGGTAGAATCCATACAGATTTCAATAGGTGCTGAAACACCGGCAGGCGAGCAATCTCTACGGGTCCAGACTCCGTCTGGATTGGCTACCAATCCGCATCCGTTTGCTATCGGCAATTGGACGGAAATGGTGGAGACCGAACCGAATAACACAACCGGAAATGCAAACGCTGTAACGACACCGATAACGCTCAATGGGAAAATTGACAAACCCGGTGACATCGACTGGTTTTCGTTTGAGATTGAAGAACCACAACTTCTCGTTTTTGAGGTAGAGGCACTTAAACTGTCATCAAACCTCGATGCCTTGCTTACGCTCTACGGACCGGGAAAACCGATGGAAGCGTCAGAAGAAATGGCAAATAGCGAGCGAGGTTGGGAAACCTCGCCAGCGGAACAGGTCTTGATGGTGAACGACGATGCTGTCAGCGGTGCTGATGCTCGTATTGACTGGAATTTTGAAGAAGCCGGAAAGTATTCTATCGCCATTCGAGACCTGAACAACCAAGGCGGTGAGACCTATCCATACCGATTAAACATCCGTCCGTTGGAACCAGACTGCCAACTCAATGTAGTGGCACTTGACATCCGGAATCGTCCGATCGCTATGGATAACCCGCGCGTCAGCAGAGGCGGCAGCGTTACATTGCAGGTTGATGTTACGCGTCTTGACCTATTCGATGGTCCAATTCGTCTGCTCTGTCCAGACATTCCGAAAACGTTTAATGTGAGCCCAACTATTGTTGGCGCAGACCAAAACCGAGCGATGCTCACGATAACGGCTCCGCCGGATGCCCCACTCGGACTCATGCCGCTCTCCATCGTTGGGGTTTGTGCCGTCGATGGTCGACAAATAGAACGCGTTGCCGATCCTTCTCCAATCCTGCTCACTGTGATGGACGCTCCAGAATTTACACTGACCGTTGCGGAGATCGGCTTAAGTGCTATTCACAACAAAACGGTTGACCTCCACGTGACGGCGGATCGGCGCGATGACTTCGTCGGTCCTATCACTCTGTCGGTATCAGGACTTCCAAATCGCGTTTCGGCGCTTCCTGATCCTGTTTCCGAAAAACCTGTCACTATTGCAGAAGGCGAAACAGAAGCGAAGGTTTCGGTTAAAGCTGGGACCTTTGAACGGAGAGAGGAATTTTCTGTTCTGCCGACACCCGGTACAAGTTATATTTCAGTTACTGGAACGGCAACTGTCAACGGTGAGACGGTGAAACAATCGACACCTGCTATCCCTTTGACTATCGTCGAGGCCCCCTTTATTGTAACGGTAGAGCCTTTGCGCTTTAGCATTGTCTTCCCGGCAACGGAAACCACCGCAAAAAGCGATGCAACAGCAGGATCTGAAGTCGAGGCCGTGGCACTTGCCGAAACCAATCCAGCAGCAGATACCGAAACAGTAAAAAACCAAGACTCACAAACAAAGGAAGCGATATTGACGTTAACGATCGTCCGGCAAGGCGGCTTCACAGATGAAATTACGTTGACACCTATGGATGTCCCAGAAGGCTTCACTACGGAAGCGGTTACCATTCCCGCGAACGAGACGGAGGTAAAAGTCCCACTCACGGCTCTCAGGTCTTTAACGCCGGAGACGTACGAGTTTAAGTTCCGCGGCTCTGTGATGATTAACAATAAACCATTTGAACAGGATAGTCCCCCTGTCAAGGTAAAGATTATTCATTAG
- a CDS encoding DUF1501 domain-containing protein, with translation MEETIDVIVTTISRREFLRVGGAAMLGISLPQVLSLQANANTTVDPAKPLNGWGKANSVILLFLQGGPSHLDIWDPKPEAPSNIRGEFSPIPTNVPGIQLSETMPRLAQQMDKACLIRSVSYTPAGLFNHTAAMYQMVTGETPDKVAPSGQLDPPSPADHPNAASHIANYRPPDEPMLAAVQLPRPMQESNIIGKGGNAGFLGRAYDPYFLFQDPNEEINLDDLSLRPEVPPVRLKRRKNLLETINKGMPEIDKVADSYALNEYYEKAYNLILSQRARNAFDLSQEPDEMRDKYGRHTFGQSALLARRLVEAGTRFVQVNWPSVANGDPNTTAWDTHATNFGPLKNLHCPKLDSAVSSLLEDLDQRGMLEDTLVLAIGEFGRSPRMGISTSGNSNAPDGRDHWPYCYTGLIAGAGVKGGQVYGKSDATGSTPLENPVHPRDILATVYHTLGIAPHTIVYNHLDQPRELVKGEPIAGIF, from the coding sequence ATGGAGGAAACAATAGATGTTATCGTTACCACAATCTCACGTCGTGAATTTCTACGTGTCGGTGGTGCGGCGATGCTCGGCATTAGTTTGCCACAGGTATTGTCACTCCAAGCCAACGCGAATACAACAGTTGACCCCGCCAAGCCACTCAACGGATGGGGAAAAGCCAACTCGGTCATTCTTCTTTTCTTACAGGGCGGTCCAAGCCACCTTGACATTTGGGATCCGAAACCGGAAGCCCCCTCGAACATCCGTGGTGAATTTAGTCCGATTCCGACCAACGTGCCGGGAATTCAGTTATCTGAGACGATGCCGCGTTTGGCACAACAGATGGATAAAGCCTGCCTTATCCGCTCCGTCAGTTATACACCGGCGGGACTTTTCAACCACACCGCTGCGATGTACCAAATGGTAACCGGTGAAACGCCGGACAAGGTTGCGCCTTCGGGACAGCTCGATCCGCCGTCACCAGCAGATCATCCGAATGCTGCATCGCATATCGCAAACTATCGTCCACCCGATGAACCGATGCTCGCTGCAGTGCAACTCCCGCGTCCGATGCAGGAGAGTAATATCATCGGTAAAGGTGGAAACGCTGGTTTCCTTGGTAGAGCGTACGATCCGTATTTTCTCTTCCAAGATCCAAATGAGGAGATTAACCTCGATGATCTGAGTTTACGCCCAGAGGTGCCACCGGTGCGTTTGAAACGACGTAAAAATCTCCTTGAGACGATTAACAAAGGGATGCCGGAAATTGATAAGGTTGCCGACTCCTACGCCTTGAACGAGTATTATGAGAAGGCGTATAATCTGATCTTGTCGCAGCGGGCACGCAATGCCTTTGATTTGTCCCAAGAACCGGATGAGATGCGAGATAAGTACGGTAGACACACGTTCGGACAGAGTGCACTCCTCGCCCGCCGTTTGGTGGAAGCAGGCACCCGTTTCGTGCAGGTGAACTGGCCCTCTGTTGCTAACGGTGATCCGAACACCACAGCATGGGATACGCACGCAACGAACTTTGGTCCGTTGAAAAACCTTCACTGTCCGAAGTTAGACAGTGCCGTCTCCTCACTGTTGGAAGACTTGGATCAGCGCGGTATGTTGGAAGACACGCTCGTCTTGGCGATCGGTGAATTCGGACGCTCGCCGCGGATGGGTATTAGCACCTCCGGTAACAGCAACGCGCCTGATGGACGCGATCACTGGCCCTATTGTTACACAGGTCTGATTGCAGGTGCTGGCGTTAAAGGTGGACAGGTCTACGGGAAGTCCGATGCAACAGGTTCAACACCGCTTGAGAACCCAGTGCATCCGCGAGATATCCTTGCCACGGTCTACCATACACTCGGTATCGCTCCACACACCATCGTGTACAACCATTTGGATCAGCCACGTGAATTGGTGAAAGGCGAACCGATTGCTGGAATATTCTAA
- the tgt gene encoding tRNA guanosine(34) transglycosylase Tgt — translation MTESPYTLVHQDEATSARVGKIQTAHGVVNTPIFMPVGTRGTVKACAPQTLSEQIQAEIILANTYHLYLRPGHEIVHEAGGLHTFMGWQRPILTDSGGFQVFSLGPLRKITEEGVAFRSTIDGTEHFISPERSIEIQNALGADIIMAFDECPALPNDYAYLKNSMEMTLRWAERCRKAHQNPDQLLFGIVQGGMERDLRQASVDGTVSIGFPGYAIGGLSVGEEKDLMYETLAYVAPLLPEEKPRYLMGVGTPEDLVYGVRCGVDMFDCVMPTRNARNGSLFTTAGIIRIRNTKYKNDFSPLDTACTCYTCQNFTRAYLRHLHVENEILGSQLHTLHNLHFYVSLMRGIRHTICDGSFAALADSGPDIGQFVKLGQPTEV, via the coding sequence ATGACAGAATCGCCTTATACACTTGTTCATCAAGACGAAGCAACTTCAGCCCGAGTTGGAAAGATCCAAACAGCGCACGGTGTTGTGAACACACCGATATTTATGCCCGTTGGGACACGCGGGACGGTGAAAGCCTGCGCACCGCAAACACTGTCCGAGCAAATTCAGGCGGAAATTATTCTTGCAAATACCTACCACCTCTATCTACGTCCCGGACACGAAATTGTCCACGAAGCGGGTGGTTTACACACGTTTATGGGATGGCAGAGACCCATCCTTACGGATAGCGGTGGATTCCAAGTCTTTAGCCTCGGTCCCTTACGCAAGATTACAGAAGAAGGGGTGGCGTTTCGTTCCACAATAGATGGAACTGAACACTTTATCAGCCCGGAACGTTCGATCGAGATTCAAAACGCTCTCGGTGCGGACATCATTATGGCGTTCGACGAGTGCCCCGCGCTACCGAACGATTACGCATATCTCAAGAACTCAATGGAGATGACCCTGCGGTGGGCAGAGCGGTGTCGAAAGGCACATCAGAATCCGGACCAGTTGCTCTTTGGAATCGTGCAAGGTGGCATGGAACGTGATCTGCGTCAGGCAAGTGTCGATGGGACTGTATCGATCGGTTTTCCGGGATACGCAATCGGTGGCTTAAGCGTGGGTGAGGAGAAGGATTTGATGTATGAGACACTCGCATACGTCGCGCCGCTCCTGCCGGAGGAGAAACCGCGCTATTTAATGGGAGTCGGGACACCTGAAGACTTAGTCTACGGGGTGCGTTGCGGGGTTGACATGTTCGATTGTGTGATGCCGACCCGAAACGCGCGTAATGGTTCTCTGTTCACGACAGCAGGTATCATCCGTATCCGCAATACGAAATATAAGAACGATTTCAGTCCACTGGATACGGCGTGTACCTGTTACACCTGCCAGAACTTCACACGTGCATATCTCCGACACCTACACGTTGAAAATGAGATTCTCGGTTCACAATTGCACACCTTACACAACTTGCATTTTTATGTTAGTTTAATGCGCGGGATTCGACATACTATCTGTGACGGGAGTTTCGCAGCGTTAGCAGACAGTGGACCGGATATTGGACAGTTCGTGAAATTGGGACAACCTACGGAAGTCTGA